In the Sebastes fasciatus isolate fSebFas1 chromosome 12, fSebFas1.pri, whole genome shotgun sequence genome, AAGCAGCCAAAACTTTTCCCTGCACACATATCTTCTTTCACTGACTGAAAACCTGCCTGCTATACAGGTGGAAGAAATGATGGAATAaaactgataataataaatactaaaaGAGAGTCATTATACCAAACAGGCTAATGAATGGCCAGATAACACCTTGCCTGGAAAGAGTCAGAGAGCCTTAGCTCCAAAACTAACATGAAACACATTGATGATGCCTTAAATGACATGACacagttgcttatttattcATGAATAACTCCCAAACAAAGCGATGAATGAATTAAGTTCTGAATCAATCCATATTGCAATGATAAAATTCAGCTGCATCTTTAAATGATCACTGTGTGTGGTTAGATTAAAGATGACTCAGATTCCTGGCTGCTAGTTTACCAACTACAGgccaaattaaattaaataaatcatattttaattataatatttatcatgttttatcccAAACAGCCGGGCTTTAGAAGGTGAGAAGTAACGTTATACACTCAGTCTAGTAGTAATGGAAAAACATTAGGCCTACTGAGCAATGGAAACATTCTGAGACATGTAGCTTAGCTAGCTGAGATACTAACTGTTATCTACccgttaactcactgttaactgttaacagtTAGTTAactgttaacagttaacagttaacagttaactgttagcTAACTGTTAACAGTTggctaactgttaactgttagccaactgttaactgttagctaactgttaactgttagttagctaactaacagttaacagttaacagttaactgttaactgccaacagttaactgttaactaactgttaacagttagttagttaacTAACTGTTAACAGTTAGCTAACTGTTAACTGCTAGCTAGTTAACAGTtagctaactgttaactgttagctaactgttaacagttaacagttaacagttaactgttaacagttaactgttaactaacAGTCAACAGTTGGCAGTTAACAGTTAGTTAGCTAACTAACAGTTAACCGTTAACAGTTTGTTAACAGTTAactaacagttaacagttagctaACTGTTAACTAGCTAGCAGTTAACCAACTGTTAACAGTTAGCTAactaacagttaactgttagttagttagctaactaactgttaactagctaacagttaactgttagtTAGCTAACTAACTGTTAACTAGCTAGcagttaacagttagcagttAACTGTTAGTTAGCTAACAGTTAACTGCCAACTGTTAGCTAACTGTTAACAGTTAGTTAGCTAactaacagttaacagtttgttaacagttaacagttagccaactgttaactgttagctaactaacagttaactgttagtTAGCTAACTAACTGTTAACTAGCTAGCAGTTAACAGTTagctaacagttaacagttagttagctaactaactgttaactaacagttagctaactgttaactgctagctaacagctagctagtTAACAGTTAGCTAACTGTTAACAGTTAGTTACCTAactgttaacagttaacagtcaGTTAACAGTTGGCAGTTAACAGTTAGCTGTTAAACTAGCTAGCAGTTAACCGTTAGCTAGCAGTTAACCGTTAGCTAGCAGTTAACCGTTAGCTAGCAGTTAGCTAACTGTTAACACTAGCATGTATAAAAGTGCCGCTCTGGACTGACGAACATTGTCACAGAAAAGATTTTTATCAACTccttataaattataaatcgGACTTTAACATCGACCGTTAGCTTTACTATAAAGAGTCCCAGCTTGACCTGTAAGTATATATACCTGTAAGCTAACCTGCTAACTAACGGTTATCTCAGTAAAATAATCTGAATTAACTCCACTTCGTTGGCTGATTTATTTCCATTGACTAACTAGCTGAacgttttttagtttttgaaaGTTTAAAgtcatattgtgtttttatatagtCAAATAACTGATGTtgagcatataattattatctTAATTTGACTGTTCATATCTAGAATTAGATAACTGGTTAGTTATGGCAGCACTGGACagtctgagaggaggaggagggttagTTTTCGGTCCTCCAGGCATGAAtggagatgaagaagaggaggaagactcACCTGCAGTAAGTTCAGAAGTCCCACTCACACCTGCAGAGTAGTAGATAGATGCTGCAGTCATATGCACACACCTGTATCTGTTTATGACCAGGTGTTACTGAGTGTTTTAGCCCAGCATGGACAGATGGGCCTCTGCTTCTATGACAGCAAGGACtcatctttacactacatgagAGACACTCCTGACAACTACGACCTCCACCTGCTGGCCAGAGGTAAACAGCACACACAGCCTGTTACACAACCTCtcccacaaatacatttaagcttttcatgtattttcattttcacacattATGTATATAAACTGACATTTGTGCTTGACCTACTATACTGTATGGACCTCCTTTTCAGTCATCCAGGAGGTTGGTCCCCATGTAATAATCACCAGTGCAAAGCAGGAGCGCTGCATGACACGCTTCCTGCAACAACTTGGTGAGTTCTGGGAGACAAACATGATCTCAGCATGGGGGCGgggagaaacagagaaaatgtcacacacagacaaatttgttttgacatgGTACGAGACAAGTAGTTTTCTAGGTCAAGAGAATGAAATTAGATTAGCTTGACACTGCAGACAGATAGTGTGATAAGGGAAAAGAGTGATTGTACAGCAGTGACACAATTGTGCCATGGGAAACCACTACTTTgacaatatatttttcttttatacaacattttattattttcttgtttcaaaCTCCCCCTCTGTTGTATCCCAGGTTCAAACCCAGACTACAGACCAGAGGTGGTCACTTATCCATATGTTGACTTTGGTAAACTATAATATCTAAATATCCTCATCAATTTTAGGCAGATTTGCATGATTTTCCACAATGAACAGTCTGATTTTGAGTCAATTTTGACTGTTGCAGGTCTGGAGGTCGGTAAGCAGAGGCTTCTTTCTGCCCACCTGCCTTTCCTTCCTGCGTCCAtctcagagagagacaaaatgtCCTACCTCTCCTCCTGTATCTCCTTTGACTCCCCCCTGATGGTGAGCCAGCTGTCTATATGTCATCCTATCCGTCAGTCCGTCGTTGTGCAGGAGCTGATCACTAACTGTCcatcatttgtttgtgtttatgtgtgtgtgtgtgtgtgtgtgtgtacatccgTTGGGTAGCTGAGGGCAGTGGGAGCTCTGCTGAAATGTCTGGACAGGAGGAGAGTGGGAGTGGAGCTGGAAGACAGCAGTGTTGGAGTTCCTATCCTGCAGTTCCACGCCTACACGCTGTAACACACATATTAATGTTGCTTTGCACACACATACCCATAGGACTGTGATTGCACATTTTCCGTAATGAGGAACCTTGAAAGAGTTTTGTCAATGAGGggagttttttttactgctcTGCATTTAGCTACACAGTTTTTAGTCTGTTGGCATTGTGTTTCATACTAAATGCACATTGACTGTATTACATTTCCTCTATAATATCTACCAGCAGACTAAACCTATCATGTGTGATGCGCAAGTTTTCATGAATGAAAATGATGCTTCTCTGAAATGTGCATTGTTTCTTCCCAATACAGTAAAGGTGTTGTTTGCATTGACCGGGATACATACAGGTAAGAGTAGATCATCTTTATCCAATATGTGTCCCTAAAAGCCCCTCTCCTAAATCTCTCACTAATTGTTCCTTGttccacaattaaaacctaCAATGCAGCTGTTTTGTACAatgttatacattttattttgactATTACTTGTAAAAGAAGACTTGCTTAccaccttttattttatttttgctcttctgcCCTTGTTGATACATTTTCTTaacaaatgcaaaacatatagaAAGATACAAGGGTTTGAGTTGAGAGATCACCATggactttgtgtttgtttcagcGTACTGCAGATCTTCAAATCAGAACTTCACCCATCAGTGTACAAGCTGCATTCAGGGGAAAAGGAAGGACTCAGTCTTTATGGTACGCGGCCCTGAACTTAGCAATTCAGGACATTATTACTCCGTTTTATCTGATGGTGTTTACAAGAAACACTTGTTCTTATTGTGTGTTGCAGGAATACTGAACCGCTGCAGGTGCAAGTTTGGCTCCAAACTGTTACGGtgagaaacacacaacaaaaacataatgaaaGGGCCTTTACTTCATCAAAAGGCTTTTATAAGAGAAGGCTGTTGTTTCTTTCAGCAAGTCCTCAGTATTCAGTTAAACTAAACTTTACCACCATGCTGTACGACAGTTGTGCAAAGTGTATGCAGTTGGTATGGGACATTGATGTCAGATACTTCTTGTAATGCTGCagcaccaccactactactagtatTATGAGTTATGAGTTTCTAATAGGCAGGGCAAGTTTATAGCCGCTTTAATAAACAAAGGAAATTCAAAGTGTTCTGCATCattggttctcaaccttttttcgTGTCAAGAATCCTTAAATTGATTGACATTAGGTCACAGACctccatttgataagattttgtttcagggacctccatctgaaaagattttggttaTTATGATTAAAACCAGAAGTTTACagttgtcaactacagttgagAAGGTCaccgtggaggaagtgaaacctatgatcagaataatcactcttatgactcttactcacattgggctcacttctatagtgaatGAAATAGTGGAAATAAACTATTCCTAACTTTTCGTGGGACCCCCTAGAACACCCTCAAGGTgtcctggttgagaaccactgctctactTCATGCATACAAGACAATAATACTGAATACAACAATTATATAATCATAATTATCTGGTTAAAATGATCACGTAAAACACTTAATAAAAGTTGATTCATTCCTGTGAACATTAGGAGCATgtttttgtcatgtgttttaaAATAAACCGCAGCAGAGGATTTGTGTTTGTCTCAGGAATTTCAAGGTTTGCATACCGCTGCCTGTATCTATGGCAACAAGATAAATGTTTCAACATGATGCATCATCTGTTTTTGGTACTGTCACCAATCCTATTATGGTGGTTTTAATTCCATGCTGTGATTATTGTGGGAATGTGCATTCATGTAATTATGCCATTCTTTGCACAACCATTATTTGTTGCATACACACAACATCTGGGTAACTCTGGTTTGTGTCACAGACtggaagaaataaagtttgcTAGAAGTAtcatgtcctctcctctctcagccaGTGGTTTCTGCGGCCAACACAGGACCTGGCTGTGTTACacaggagacaggaagtggtaCGTTTCTTCACGTCGCCTCGAAACTCCGACGCCCTGAGCACCCTGCAGACTTCACTacgtaacatcagtaacatccCGGTAACAACTCTGACCAATTAcctcctttttttctccacatCTGGGACCATTTATCCCCTTACCTGCTGTGTCACCACCTGAACACAGAAATTAtaacagtctgtgtgtgtgtgtgtgtgtgtgtgtgtgtgtgtgtgtgtgtgtgtgtgtgtgtgtgtgtgtgtgtgtgtgtgtgtgtgcttgtgtgtgttagACTCTTTTACGCAggatgtctctctctcacaccaaAGTGTCCGACTGGCAGAGCCTCTACAAGGTTGGTGCTACAGTATTACCACACGCACCGTATCCACATGTCTGTTGAATTTGTGcaaaatgttgtgtttgtgtgtgtttgtcagacaGTGTACAATGTGGTGTGCATCAGGGACACGGTGCGACACCTTCCTCAGTCCATTCATCTCTTTCGTGACATCAGTGAAGGGTTCTCTGACGACCTCCACCACATCGCCTCCCTCATCAGCCGAGttgtgagacacacacaaaatgatgCACAGCTACAAATCTGAGAAATCTCCTGGCTTTTGTTGCCAGTAGTTCACAATTATTTTGCAGCATTTGCTTTGCTTTGGAACGTGTAGGTGGATTTTGAAACCAGCGTAGTCGAGAACCGCTTCACCATCAAACCGAACGTGGACCCAGCAATCGATGAGAGTAAGTGCCTCCATTGTGGACTCTATAATAAGTGAAAAGGCCTGATCAGAAATGTGTTATGAGCCTGTGTTTATAATGTTCTATGGTGGTTTATTTCCCTCCCTCTGtcagagaagaggaggatgatggggtTGTCCGACTTCCTGACAGATGTGGCCCGAAGAGAGCTGGAACACCTAGATGCTCGCATTCCCTCCTGCTGCGTCATCTACATCCCTCTGGTCTGAGCTTCATGTTGACTCAGCTACCGGCTGATCTTTATTTACTCATCTGACTTGAGCCCACATGTACTGTTTTATTGGTGGAGGCACCACATATAGCAGGGCTCATGTATCATTGTTTAATTCTCCTTACAGATTGGGTTCCTGCTCTCCGTCCCTCGCCTGCCCAGCATGGTGGAGAAAGAGGATTTTGTGATAGAGGGGCTTGAGTTTATGGTTTGTGTATGATACcgttcattttgtttgtttgtgttcttcAAAATCACAAATGCTCATGTGCTGTAAAACCTTTTCCTCGTGTCCATGTGGGCTAGTTTCTGTCAGAGGACCGTCTGCACTACCGCAGCGTGAGAACCAAAGAGCTGGACGACCTCTTAGGAGACTTGCACTGTGACATTAGAGGTCTTTTACCTTCTTACTAACAGAATACCCGATAGCAGCGTATCTGACATTGTTAGAAATTACCACAACCACTGAAGGCTTTCCTGATtgcacacttcctgtttctcagACATGGAGATGGCAGTGATGACACAGTTGCAGAACACAATCCTCGAGAGAAGCGCTTCCCTTTACAAGGTCAGTGTGCATCACTGGGTCTAAAACATGACTCTCACTCTGATATGAGTATTTATGTGTGTAGGTGGAGGTTGTTCTTCTGATTAGCTATCATTGTTTTCttggttgtgttgtgttgtacaTTTTGATTATGAAACAGGTCATGAtctcattacattacattattgtTTTGAGGGAAGAATGAGCATTACGTTAAGATGATTAATAGTTATGTTTACAATATTGTAGCTGTAGTTAAAATGTTTTAGCTATTATTATAACTTGGCAATTAAATTCATGTTAAAGAAACAATGAGTTTTATTAAGATACAGACTTGCAGGCTTTATTAAAGTAATACTCCACCCAAAATCTCTCTTTTGAGAAttatacacactcacactcacccacccaaacatacaaaaaaaactgaTCACATTGCTCCTGCAACACAATCCCCTTCTTTGTTGTTTATCTCTATTTTAGTATGTTCCAGACACTCATATTTCCCACCAGACTGTGACTAAATACACAACTTCTGTCTCATTTCACAAGCACAACCCTTTTGACCTCTAAGTTTGTGAATTCATGCTGCTCTTTCATCGGTCAAAACGTCTCCGTTCAGGACAGTTTAATGCGTGTGTTGTGTAGGTTCTGGATCTCACGGCTGAGCtggactgtctgatggcgatGAGCAGCGCCTCACAAGAGTACGGCTACACCTCGCCTAAACTAGCCAGCCACAGGAAGATAACAGTCACAGAGGGCAGGTAGGCACTCACACACTAGATGGAAACAATTTTCCATTAAAGTATCATGTCATGTAAGTTTATCTAACATTAGTTTTGATTACTAATCTCATAAACAGTACACACGCACATAAAGCAGTACAAGACTGATAAAGTCTGTATTTTACGTTTTCCTAGACACCCGCTGTTAGAGCTGTGCTCTCCTGTGTTTGTGGCCAACTCCTTCCAGAGCTCAGAGTCGCAGGACAGAGTGAAGATCATCACTGGCCCCAACTCATCTGGCAAGAGCATCTACCTCAAACAGGTGGAACTGTTCATAACAATTACATACAATTTGATCATCTCAGTAACAGGCGCCATGATAAACTGCCTCTGGTCTTGACTCGCTCAAATGTACTCTGTGACACTGTGTTGACATGTTTGTTTACGTTACGTGCTTCAGTTTCCTGTCTACCTGAAATTGGCTTGTCTTTTGATGTTTTGGGgccaaatatgcttgttttttttgcttttcttttgctACACCCAGTGTTCAAGCTGTGTTCAGGCAAAACTGATAGAGAGTTTTAAGAAACAAGATCAGTGAAGCTATACAAGTGGGAAACAATACTGGTTCAAAAAAAATCTGCATAATTGCACATAATCTACTTTCACTTTTTCCAAACTATCTAACTCTATTAATTACtggacgaagaagaagaagccttgAAGCTGTAATTTGCAACTTaatcagaaaacacatttaggGCGCTGTACTGTAATTAAGGGCGATAATAACGTTCCTTAATGAGAACGTCTTCATTTTACATTCCATTAGGAGGAGTTTTGTCCTCCAGGCTGATGTGACTCCGCTCTCCTATTGGGTTAAGTTCACACACCACCGCATTTGTCATCCAACCCTGACTCGTTCTGATTTGACTTTTGTCAGGTGGGTCTGATTGTGTTCAtggctctgattggctcagaCGTGCCGGCGAAAGAGGCAGAGATCGGTCTGGTGGATGGCATGTTCACCCGCATGCAGAGCAGAGAGTCTGTGTCTGTTGGCCTCAGCACCTTCATGATAGACCTCAACCAGGtacctaacacacacacaattttctgtgtgtgtgtgtatgtatgtcaGTGTATGTGGGTGTGGAAATAAAAGATATGATCTTCCAACACTACTGTCCTCCAGCTCCACTCCCACTCTCCACCTGTCAAGTAATTTTTTATAAAGCAACTACTGCCTACagccataacacacacacacgctaagACAAAATGTAGTATATAACACTTTGTGTCTCTATTCTCCAGATGGCCCAGGCTGTCAACAGCAGTACTGGCAACTCATTAGTTCTCATCGATGAATTTGGAAAGGGAACTAACACCGTAAGAAAAACCTGTTCCAGCACATTGTGAATTAAATACATATGCATAAGCATAACAAGGACACAGAGTGTCATTAATGCGAAGCGCCTGAAACCAATCTCAGCCACGATTATCCAATTTAGAGCTGCGGCACGAACAGACCTTCAGTTCAGCCCAACATGTGCCACCTATCAGCaagaaaacagcagcagctgttcAGACCTCCAGATATAGAGGTGTTGATGTGCACCATCTACATGCATGCTGGTGCAAACTGCAGGCAAAGAACTGCTGTTTTTCATATagtttcactttgtttacatttgatATTTTAGTTTTGGCAACTAGGGGAATATTTCCTGCTGGATACTAGGAAACGTACAGTGTTCGCTCGGCTCTGAGTATCACTATGTTTTCTGTCCTCCATCACCATCTGCAATGTTACTCTGGAGAGGGATAGAGCCGGTCCAATTTTATTTATCTGAAGAAGAAAAtacagaagaaaacaataaaagaaaattacCAATGTAGGTTAAATGAGTTCCGTCTTAGATGTTAACGACAAAAATTGAAAGCGGCtacaatcaatattttttagCTGTTGTGCTTTGCTAAAAAACCCTGTatgctacctgctcagcaccaaacagcaggcaGACCCAGTTATcagctagctggtgaacatagtggagcatttagcagctaaagagccagatatttccctcgcGAGTTGGTGGAGGCCAAAAACAGTGCGAGATAaaagagagtaaatattggCTTTATATTCGCCAGGTGGCCACAAACAAATTAATGATAATGTTTCTCTGTTACTGTTGGATGTGTGAacaagcaactgtttgctaacaaatTTGCCATAACAGCTTAAAAGGGGATAATATGCCAATTTTGTGTCCACAACTTGCTTCCACTGCTCCACGTGGCCAGATTCTGTTTCATCTGAGTATTGTTAGTAATCTCCGCTGGAGGTAAGAGTGACACAATGCTAAATGTAAAACCCCAAAAGTGCACcagcataaaaacaaacaacagctctaaaagaaaagaaactgtTACACTCTTACCTGCAGGTGGTGCATGTGGTAAAATGTAAGCAGCTGTAGCTTTCCTTGCCTGTACGTGGTGACCATATAACCCCAAGGACTGGTTCTTTTGTTGCATGTCACACCCCTCTGTCCCCACATGTCCTGTCTATCTTTCTACTATACACTAtcagaaataaatgcaaaatgaacCCCCGAAAAAGTCTACATCTGCAGCtctgaactgctgctgctgtttcctgTAGTTGGTTGTGGAGAATGTGCAACCTATTTGTACAACAAACGTTTCAGGGTAATTAACATAGACTATCATTACTGACAGAGAGGATTTCTATTCTTGTGTGCATGATATTCGTCATAACATTAGCAAACAgttaacatttgtttttgtaatcCTGTTGAAAGGGGACAACTGGAACCACACAACAATAGGCAGGAATGTTCTGTTAATTGGTTTATTTGTGGCACAAACTCAAGCTCAAGCTATCAGGGTTTTATGTAAAGAGCTTAACATGTATTAAGACTAGAGAGTTTGACCTATAGGAGCTCAGAAACAACAGACAACTGTGTGATGATCCCCTTCAGGTGGATGGACTGGCCTTGCTGGCTGCGTCCATCTCTCATTGGCTGAGAAAACCCCCGCCGGATGTTCCTCACGTCCTGCTGGCTACTAACTTCCACAGCTTGCTGCAGCTGGGCCTGCTGCCCTCCTCTGGCCTGCTGTCTCTTCTGGTACTAACAGATACTCGACTGAGCTCGCACAATGATGAAATAAATGTAGCCCGAAGCATTTTGTGAATGTTCAGCGAGGTTTCATGATGATAAACTAATGCGCTGCACAAAACTTCCAAATGACCAACTAGCTAATGAGACTCCACTCTGGATTTGTTTTACCTCATTAGAAGTTTATTCTATTGTTAAtgggatttgtgtgtgtgtgtgtgtgtgtgtgtgtgtgtgtgtgtgttagactcTAGAGACAGCAGTGGACGGGGATGAGTTGGTGTTTCTGTACCAACTGAAGGAAGGAATCTGCCAGTCCAGCTATGCTGCCAACATCGCAACGCTGGCGGGCCTGCCAACTGGCCTTGTGCAGAGAGGAGtggaggtaaacacacacatagatacacCCACAGATACACAGAAGCATGCTCACATAGACtgactgtttgtgtgtatgtgtgtgtttggccagGTGTCTGCACTGTACAGGACAGGAAGGCTCATCAAACGCATTGACAGAGCATCATCGGACGAGCAGGCCAACAGGTTTGTTGAACTCCAGCTACACAGAACGACACACAAAAACCAACACGACAGAGCAGTGTATGTGAAAcacagatgtttgtgtgtgtgtgtgtgtgtgtgtgaccgacAGGTGCATGTCTGTGGTGGAGACGTTCCTGAACCTCGACCTGGAGGACAAAGATTTGGACCTTCAGCACTTCATGAAAGAGGAGCTCCTGCCCTCTGCTGGGGAGCTGCTGAGCCGCAGCTGAACATGTTTCTACAGATCTGTGGTCAGTTTGTTCGTTCACTATCAAGTGTTTTCAGCTGGTTTTGGGAGAGAGCAGGGTTTTACTGATGCTCCATCTAAATATATGACAATAATTATATTACAGTATGAAACATTTATTATAccgcatgtgtgtgtttcagttgaAATACCATGTTAAATATTGTACAAACAGATTTGCTCTTCGGTTTGATTAAAGTCTTTCTAAATTGTTTAAGCTATAATTATCTAAATTGTGCTTTCTAATTCAGTACAGTTATTCTGTAAAGCTGGTCATTTTCCTTCACCATATGGTTGAAGTCCTTTCTGTATCACTTCACAGTCTTTTTGTTCGACAACATAAATAAACGCAGGTGGTTTATTGTGATCCCGTTGAGGCTTCAGTGAGCTGCCAGGTAGTTAGCACAGCCACAGTGAGGGAGAAAAGTGTGGTGATTGGAAGTTTGTGCACCGAGTTGCAGAAGGGAGTGTCGCAGCAGTGTTTGGTCATTACGAAGATGGTGTTGTTAGAGAAGAGCTCCACCGTGGTCTCCACGTCGCACTCGTCTGCCCTTACACAACCCAGAGTCTTAACGTCCAGAGTATCAGCTGTGGAGACAAGACCATGGTGTTCAGTGTTACATGTCTGAGTAAATTAACCTTTGCGGTCCTTCTAATGCTTGGTTATTAAATAACAGACAcaagggctgccccctcttagttgattagtcaactaatcctTCGTTGtgatcttagtcgactaagatttacTTAAGtcaattagtcgttttttatgcttttttcatgctgaatgacttatttccaagaaacttctgagcacatctctggtaaagatctaaagtggtgcttttgtgtgattctttgtggagaaactcagttttacagatctgtcgattataTCAAccaatcgattagtcgacaaaatcgtacgagtgttagtcgactaagagttAATTTGTTTCGGACAGCCCTAAAAGACACACATTGATTAAAAATTCAGTCTTATCCAACACACCTGCCTTCCCTCGGCCCGTGTAGCAGCGCTCCCCGACGCTACAGTTGGTTTCGGTGGTATAGCAGGCATCCCAGAAGCCCAAGTCGCAACGGAAACACTCCAGtaactcctcttcttcctcaaaTCCCACTGACTCCATGAGCTGCTCTAGCTGCTCCTCCTCCGCACCTGAGCCCACAGAAACACCACAGAAACAGGACAGTTTGATACAGTAAAGCTGTACTGGCTTGACAGAACATGTTGCCAAATGAGGAAAGTGTCTAACAACAAGATAATTGAAAAAACTTTATTATCAACTTTATTATTAAAGTTATGTCAACTCTATTGAGTAACCTGGacttgacctttatttaaccagatgaGCTCCATTGAGATTG is a window encoding:
- the msh5 gene encoding mutS protein homolog 5, producing the protein MAALDSLRGGGGLVFGPPGMNGDEEEEEDSPAVLLSVLAQHGQMGLCFYDSKDSSLHYMRDTPDNYDLHLLARVIQEVGPHVIITSAKQERCMTRFLQQLGSNPDYRPEVVTYPYVDFGLEVGKQRLLSAHLPFLPASISERDKMSYLSSCISFDSPLMLRAVGALLKCLDRRRVGVELEDSSVGVPILQFHAYTLKGVVCIDRDTYSVLQIFKSELHPSVYKLHSGEKEGLSLYGILNRCRCKFGSKLLRQWFLRPTQDLAVLHRRQEVVRFFTSPRNSDALSTLQTSLRNISNIPTLLRRMSLSHTKVSDWQSLYKTVYNVVCIRDTVRHLPQSIHLFRDISEGFSDDLHHIASLISRVVDFETSVVENRFTIKPNVDPAIDEKKRRMMGLSDFLTDVARRELEHLDARIPSCCVIYIPLIGFLLSVPRLPSMVEKEDFVIEGLEFMFLSEDRLHYRSVRTKELDDLLGDLHCDIRDMEMAVMTQLQNTILERSASLYKVLDLTAELDCLMAMSSASQEYGYTSPKLASHRKITVTEGRHPLLELCSPVFVANSFQSSESQDRVKIITGPNSSGKSIYLKQVGLIVFMALIGSDVPAKEAEIGLVDGMFTRMQSRESVSVGLSTFMIDLNQMAQAVNSSTGNSLVLIDEFGKGTNTVDGLALLAASISHWLRKPPPDVPHVLLATNFHSLLQLGLLPSSGLLSLLTLETAVDGDELVFLYQLKEGICQSSYAANIATLAGLPTGLVQRGVEVSALYRTGRLIKRIDRASSDEQANRCMSVVETFLNLDLEDKDLDLQHFMKEELLPSAGELLSRS
- the LOC141779068 gene encoding sperm acrosome membrane-associated protein 4-like, with protein sequence MRGLIFCVFAIMMLSPAQGAEEEQLEQLMESVGFEEEEELLECFRCDLGFWDACYTTETNCSVGERCYTGRGKAADTLDVKTLGCVRADECDVETTVELFSNNTIFVMTKHCCDTPFCNSVHKLPITTLFSLTVAVLTTWQLTEASTGSQ